A region from the Melioribacter roseus P3M-2 genome encodes:
- the galB gene encoding beta-galactosidase GalB, which translates to MRISKFFISLILFISLLCNDFVYTDGKATNEKNVREKILLNKEWKFFKYNNAADADNLIYDARPAVTDYKDDKPADAMPTEAEKVDHRKDVLKPWILPTGNEFLKDKSKHYKRPESNPGKDFPFVQLNYDDSLWEQVNLPHDWAIKGPFYEGENAEVGGGMGRLPSHGVAWYRKKVFIPGHDSTKQIYLDVDGAMSYAMVWINGYLAGGWPYGYNSFRIDLTPYINFGKENIIAIRLDNPPKSSRWYPGGGIYRNVWLVKTNRVHVAQWGAFITTDSVSKSSAGVNIKTKVDNKSNKKVIADIVSEIYLLDKSGHKIDSLIAKDYLSSIEIEAGNNRIVNQTIKINNPKLWGIPPNQEPNLYIAETKILMEGKLVDYYTTRFGIRELKFEPDKGIFLNGELIEVKGVNLHHDLGALGAAFNVRAAERQLELLRDMGCNAIRFAHNPPAPEFLELTDKMGFLVVDEIFDVWERKKTPLDFHLIFHEWHEQDLRAFIRRDRNHPSVIIWSFGNEVGEQYTDMEGAELAKHLYDIVKDEDSTRPATAAMNYAKPHMPFPQVMDLISLNYQGEGIRNAPAYAHLKGIKTEPLYDDFHKKFPDKVILSSENAAAVSSRGTYLFPVYEGISSPIRDTIGGDPVRKYVSAYELYTADFGSSADKVFGSLDRHPYVAGGFVWSGWDYLGEPTPYYEARSSYFGVIDLTGFKKDRFYLYQSYWRPDYPMAHILPHWNWPERAGKITPVHVFTSGDEAELFLNGKSLGKKKKGDYEYRLRWDDVIYEPGELKVIAYKNGKIWARDSVKTTLDPARIELIPDRSVIKSDGSDLSFVTVRIKDENGLIVPNASNMIKFEIEGPGEIVATDNGDPTCMIPFPSKNRNAFNGLALVIVRSIEGSKGKIILRASSEGLLGDSVLINAE; encoded by the coding sequence ATGAGAATAAGTAAATTTTTTATTTCATTAATATTATTTATTTCATTGTTATGTAATGACTTCGTCTATACCGACGGAAAAGCGACAAATGAAAAAAACGTAAGAGAAAAAATTTTACTGAACAAAGAATGGAAATTTTTTAAATATAATAATGCGGCAGATGCCGATAATTTGATTTACGATGCGAGACCTGCTGTAACTGATTATAAAGATGACAAACCTGCGGATGCTATGCCGACCGAAGCTGAAAAAGTTGATCATCGGAAAGATGTCCTTAAGCCATGGATACTGCCCACTGGCAACGAGTTTCTTAAAGATAAATCTAAACATTATAAAAGACCGGAGAGCAATCCCGGCAAAGATTTTCCGTTCGTTCAATTGAATTACGACGACAGTCTTTGGGAGCAGGTAAATTTACCCCACGATTGGGCGATTAAAGGGCCGTTTTACGAGGGAGAAAATGCAGAAGTAGGCGGCGGTATGGGACGATTGCCGAGTCATGGCGTAGCATGGTACAGAAAAAAAGTTTTTATACCAGGTCATGATTCGACTAAACAAATTTACCTTGATGTGGACGGCGCAATGTCGTATGCTATGGTGTGGATTAACGGATACCTTGCAGGCGGATGGCCCTACGGTTATAATTCATTCAGAATTGATCTTACTCCGTATATAAATTTCGGTAAAGAAAATATTATAGCAATACGTCTGGATAATCCTCCCAAATCTTCGCGTTGGTACCCCGGAGGAGGTATTTACAGAAATGTGTGGCTGGTAAAAACAAATCGCGTTCATGTGGCGCAATGGGGCGCGTTTATTACCACCGATAGCGTGAGTAAATCTTCCGCAGGTGTAAATATCAAAACGAAAGTAGATAATAAATCTAATAAAAAAGTTATAGCCGATATTGTTAGTGAAATTTATCTTCTTGACAAATCGGGACATAAAATCGATAGTCTTATTGCAAAAGACTATCTATCGAGCATAGAGATTGAAGCGGGAAACAATCGAATTGTTAATCAAACAATTAAAATAAACAATCCGAAACTTTGGGGAATACCGCCTAATCAGGAGCCGAATCTTTATATTGCCGAAACAAAAATATTAATGGAAGGGAAGTTAGTTGATTATTACACTACTCGATTTGGAATAAGAGAATTAAAATTCGAGCCCGATAAAGGTATTTTTCTTAACGGCGAATTGATTGAAGTTAAAGGAGTAAATCTACATCACGATCTCGGAGCATTAGGAGCTGCGTTTAACGTAAGAGCCGCCGAACGTCAACTTGAACTGTTAAGAGATATGGGGTGTAATGCAATACGATTTGCTCACAATCCGCCTGCGCCGGAATTTCTTGAATTAACAGACAAGATGGGCTTCCTGGTAGTGGATGAAATTTTCGATGTATGGGAACGCAAGAAAACGCCGCTCGATTTTCATCTTATTTTTCACGAATGGCACGAGCAGGATTTAAGAGCTTTCATTCGACGGGACAGAAATCATCCGTCTGTCATTATCTGGAGTTTCGGTAATGAAGTCGGAGAGCAATATACTGATATGGAAGGCGCCGAATTGGCAAAACATCTTTATGATATTGTCAAAGATGAAGATTCCACAAGACCAGCTACGGCGGCAATGAATTACGCCAAACCGCATATGCCCTTTCCTCAAGTAATGGACCTTATCAGTCTGAATTATCAGGGCGAAGGCATCAGGAATGCGCCTGCGTATGCGCACTTAAAAGGGATTAAAACCGAACCGTTATACGACGACTTCCATAAAAAATTCCCCGATAAAGTAATCCTGAGCAGCGAAAACGCGGCGGCGGTGAGCAGCAGAGGCACGTATTTGTTCCCCGTTTACGAGGGAATAAGCTCGCCTATCAGAGATACGATAGGAGGCGACCCGGTAAGAAAATACGTAAGCGCTTATGAATTATATACGGCTGATTTCGGCTCGTCTGCCGATAAAGTTTTTGGATCCCTCGACAGGCATCCGTACGTAGCGGGCGGATTCGTCTGGAGCGGATGGGATTATCTCGGCGAACCCACGCCTTATTACGAAGCGCGCAGTTCTTACTTCGGAGTTATCGACCTTACCGGCTTTAAAAAAGACAGGTTCTATTTATATCAGTCATATTGGCGTCCCGATTATCCGATGGCTCATATTCTGCCTCACTGGAACTGGCCGGAGAGAGCGGGCAAAATTACGCCTGTCCATGTTTTTACATCAGGCGACGAAGCCGAGTTATTTCTAAACGGAAAGTCTTTGGGCAAAAAGAAAAAGGGTGATTACGAATATCGCTTACGCTGGGACGACGTTATTTACGAACCTGGCGAATTAAAAGTTATCGCTTATAAGAACGGCAAAATATGGGCTCGCGATAGTGTGAAAACCACGCTCGACCCGGCTCGGATCGAGTTAATCCCCGATAGAAGCGTTATCAAGTCGGACGGTTCGGATCTTTCTTTTGTTACGGTTAGAATTAAAGATGAAAACGGTTTGATTGTCCCGAACGCCTCTAATATGATTAAATTTGAAATAGAGGGACCCGGCGAAATAGTCGCTACTGACAATGGCGATCCGACTTGTATGATTCCGTTCCCGTCGAAAAACCGTAATGCTTTTAACGGACTGGCATTGGTAATCGTCCGCTCTATTGAGGGCTCTAAAGGTAAAATTATCTTAAGAGCTTCTTCCGAAGGATTACTAGGGGATAGCGTTTTGATAAATGCCGAATAA
- a CDS encoding T9SS type A sorting domain-containing protein: protein MKKLILLSLLLMFGTTLFAQKDTVVVPGFYETGQYGTLNDAIEKAINDGTINNTVFKLNPYEVYVLSRSIYLDHGQNLEIVAPKPGDTQESAPPQIVWTEEGIDRAYIIQSYGDIVMKNIWVRYADFLGNKVSGSIVFENQDEANDPEIGIFDGCIFDYAGIGAESGGAITVKADHFVGKFYNSYWRNNSDNHFRYYGRAVSFPYQSSGWHYDTLMFENCSFTNLSRIIMQEGNEYSDNVYINHCTLLNSVEWVFQSAGWLRNAAITNSLFVNPMMIGYRAVDVCPDGMTYDDFKNGLCNSPGGGLINGLTPVDSFGFAVDFTDFDRKLYIGHIAYLYQDFYLNWFTEAPSAKERIRNRESDLIYNPSPMLGQDEIDFIDSTDAEGNKVFKTMNVDWETIYSEDPLFIEPATNQEALLTFMNYKWSNNADIDWSYRPDAGFNQEWPLPENLAYTNEKYKTAAMGGFPLGDLNWFPDVKPAWEAQRDQEWEIINNWLNYGTPNPVSVREIAGKIPTEYSLKQNYPNPFNPTTNIEYSVPKEGYVSIKIFNMLGQQIATLFEGNQKAGNYSVTFDASNLPSGVYVYRLETDNITLTKKLMLMK from the coding sequence ATGAAGAAATTAATATTACTTTCACTTTTGTTGATGTTTGGCACTACTCTATTTGCTCAAAAGGATACCGTAGTTGTTCCGGGTTTCTATGAAACCGGACAATACGGAACATTGAATGATGCAATAGAGAAAGCTATTAACGACGGTACTATCAACAATACGGTTTTCAAATTAAACCCGTACGAGGTTTATGTTCTTAGCCGCAGTATTTATCTGGACCACGGACAAAACCTCGAAATAGTAGCGCCAAAACCTGGCGATACGCAAGAATCGGCTCCTCCTCAGATTGTATGGACGGAGGAAGGCATCGATAGAGCATATATTATTCAGAGCTACGGCGATATCGTGATGAAAAATATCTGGGTAAGATACGCCGACTTTTTGGGTAATAAAGTCAGCGGTTCGATTGTTTTCGAGAATCAAGACGAAGCGAACGATCCGGAAATCGGCATCTTCGACGGATGTATTTTTGATTATGCCGGTATTGGCGCAGAATCGGGCGGCGCTATTACAGTAAAAGCCGACCACTTCGTGGGTAAATTCTATAATTCTTACTGGAGAAATAATTCCGATAACCACTTCAGATACTACGGCCGCGCCGTATCGTTCCCGTATCAAAGTTCCGGATGGCATTATGATACGCTGATGTTCGAAAATTGTTCTTTTACTAATCTGAGCCGTATAATTATGCAGGAAGGAAACGAATACAGCGACAACGTTTATATTAACCACTGTACGCTTCTGAATTCCGTCGAATGGGTTTTCCAATCCGCGGGATGGCTCAGAAATGCCGCCATTACAAACTCGTTGTTTGTAAATCCCATGATGATCGGATACAGGGCAGTCGACGTTTGTCCGGACGGGATGACATACGACGATTTCAAAAACGGACTTTGTAATTCTCCCGGAGGCGGCTTAATCAACGGTTTGACCCCCGTCGATTCGTTCGGTTTTGCTGTCGACTTCACGGACTTCGACAGAAAATTATATATCGGGCATATTGCTTACTTGTATCAGGATTTCTATCTAAATTGGTTTACCGAAGCTCCTTCAGCTAAAGAAAGAATACGTAACAGAGAGTCCGATTTAATCTATAATCCTTCTCCTATGTTGGGACAGGACGAAATCGATTTTATCGATTCTACGGATGCGGAAGGCAATAAAGTGTTTAAAACAATGAATGTGGATTGGGAAACAATATATAGCGAAGATCCGCTGTTTATTGAACCGGCGACAAATCAGGAAGCATTACTTACATTCATGAATTATAAATGGAGTAACAATGCGGATATCGACTGGTCTTACAGACCCGACGCCGGTTTTAATCAGGAATGGCCGCTGCCTGAAAATCTCGCTTATACAAACGAAAAATATAAAACGGCTGCAATGGGCGGATTCCCGCTCGGCGACTTGAACTGGTTCCCGGATGTCAAACCGGCTTGGGAAGCTCAACGCGACCAGGAATGGGAAATTATCAATAACTGGTTAAACTACGGCACTCCGAATCCAGTAAGCGTGCGCGAAATTGCAGGGAAAATTCCGACGGAATATTCGCTTAAACAAAATTATCCCAATCCGTTTAACCCGACCACTAATATAGAATATTCGGTTCCGAAAGAAGGATACGTTTCTATTAAGATTTTCAACATGCTCGGTCAACAGATAGCAACATTATTTGAAGGAAATCAGAAAGCTGGTAATTATTCTGTGACTTTTGACGCTTCGAATTTACCCAGCGGAGTTTACGTATACCGTCTGGAGACAGACAATATAACATTGACGAAAAAATTAATGTTGATGAAATAA
- a CDS encoding SMP-30/gluconolactonase/LRE family protein — MRSKILPLLILFVITANNVMSQIVIDTNAKVEEIVTGIEQPEGPVWKEGVGLLFSDIKGNKICKWTPEQGKEIFLDPSDSTNGLTYDLEGRLIAGQMGLRRVVRFEKDGSQTPLAEKYEGKRFNSPNDLVVKSDGSIFFTDPDFNIPGGPKNKELTFNGIYRISPSGSIQLLDKLELPNGICFSPDEKKLYVNDSRVHKIYVWDVVDDSIIANKKLFYTIPVNGYADGMKVDEDGNLYVTCSSAVWIVSPEAKLIGKIDLPSNVSASNCAWGESDNKTLFITAGHSVYRVRPIITSNKSDDSFPTGYELYQNYPNPFNPTTKISYVIPVASHVTVKLYDEIGREVVTLENSEKPAGIHTLNFSAETLSSGVYYYKLIAGNYSALRKLVLLK, encoded by the coding sequence ATGCGATCTAAAATTTTACCGCTTCTAATATTATTCGTTATAACGGCAAATAATGTAATGTCGCAAATAGTAATCGATACAAATGCAAAAGTTGAGGAGATTGTAACCGGAATAGAACAACCCGAAGGTCCTGTATGGAAGGAAGGCGTAGGATTGCTTTTTTCAGATATCAAAGGCAATAAAATTTGCAAATGGACCCCTGAGCAAGGTAAAGAAATATTTTTGGATCCGTCGGACAGCACCAACGGATTGACTTATGATTTGGAAGGCAGACTCATAGCCGGACAGATGGGATTGAGGCGAGTTGTGCGTTTCGAGAAAGACGGCTCTCAAACTCCATTGGCTGAAAAATACGAAGGCAAACGATTTAACAGTCCCAACGACCTGGTTGTTAAATCGGACGGCTCAATATTCTTTACAGATCCTGATTTCAATATTCCGGGAGGACCTAAAAACAAAGAACTGACATTTAACGGGATTTACAGGATTAGTCCTTCCGGAAGTATTCAATTACTCGATAAACTTGAACTCCCTAACGGTATTTGCTTCTCGCCGGATGAAAAAAAATTATATGTTAATGATTCCAGGGTGCATAAGATTTATGTCTGGGATGTGGTTGACGATTCGATTATTGCAAATAAAAAACTCTTTTATACAATACCGGTGAACGGATACGCGGACGGTATGAAAGTTGACGAAGATGGAAATTTATATGTTACCTGTTCGTCGGCGGTCTGGATTGTGTCTCCCGAAGCCAAACTTATTGGAAAAATAGACCTGCCTTCGAATGTCTCGGCGTCTAATTGCGCATGGGGGGAATCGGATAATAAAACTTTGTTTATTACAGCCGGTCATTCGGTCTATAGAGTGCGTCCTATAATTACGTCAAATAAAAGCGACGACAGCTTTCCGACGGGATATGAGTTGTATCAGAATTATCCCAATCCTTTTAATCCGACCACAAAAATTTCCTACGTCATACCTGTCGCTTCCCACGTAACTGTGAAATTGTATGACGAAATCGGAAGGGAAGTTGTTACTCTGGAAAATTCTGAAAAACCTGCGGGAATACATACGCTTAATTTTAGCGCAGAAACGCTCTCCAGCGGCGTCTATTATTACAAACTAATTGCTGGAAATTACTCGGCTTTAAGAAAGTTGGTACTTCTTAAATAA
- a CDS encoding DUF362 domain-containing protein, with the protein MKKSGNNEGVSSSRREFIKKSSIAFAGLFTIPYLKPSGIFAYDLNKKFNLSTVAITNTLNTPADNYEYDDVNGGVKQKMEYLFDQIGGISDLFGTDKKVVIKINLTGGSGSAANDKLKDATIEEAMWSHSTVVRAAAELIIDSGVSPNNIIIVESLGSYDSFDNPVYDGYTSIAKDLGCQLTDISKGNFVDVPTGDDYFNFPSFRMHELLVNNDVYVSIGKLKQHAEAGITCAIKNQVGSVPQVNYTTQQIQYRRQAIHSPTNGSSAKFLPRSICDLYAARPVDLSIGDGIKNAIGGEGVWNPSFAPSASHVLFAGKDPVATDTIAAHLMGLDPEAEKLKLPAKNSYGDRECDNYLDLLYKKGIGTNRLSEINIVGDGKDLITSVDQNKNPEKPSDFKLCANYPNPFNPSTMIVFYLPASEYIRLKVYDITGREVETIMEGEAPAGEHRLQWNATGLASGVYICRLESGNFSQSIKMLYQK; encoded by the coding sequence ATGAAAAAGTCGGGAAATAACGAGGGCGTCAGCTCGAGCAGACGTGAATTTATTAAAAAAAGCAGCATTGCTTTTGCAGGGCTCTTTACTATACCGTATTTAAAACCGTCCGGTATCTTTGCATATGACTTAAATAAAAAATTCAATTTATCAACTGTGGCAATTACAAATACATTAAATACGCCCGCTGATAATTATGAATATGATGACGTCAACGGAGGAGTCAAACAAAAAATGGAATATTTATTTGACCAGATTGGAGGCATTTCGGATTTATTCGGTACGGATAAAAAAGTAGTTATTAAAATTAATCTTACCGGCGGTTCGGGGAGCGCTGCAAATGATAAATTGAAAGACGCTACAATCGAAGAAGCTATGTGGAGCCACTCTACGGTTGTCAGAGCCGCGGCCGAATTGATAATCGATTCGGGAGTATCTCCTAATAATATTATTATTGTGGAAAGCTTGGGCAGCTACGATTCTTTCGACAATCCGGTTTATGACGGATATACTTCTATCGCTAAAGACCTGGGCTGCCAGTTGACGGATATCAGTAAGGGGAATTTTGTTGATGTTCCGACCGGCGACGATTATTTTAATTTTCCGAGCTTCAGAATGCACGAATTGCTTGTTAATAACGACGTCTATGTTTCAATCGGGAAATTGAAGCAGCACGCCGAGGCCGGTATTACGTGCGCAATTAAGAATCAGGTCGGCTCCGTTCCGCAAGTAAATTATACTACACAACAAATTCAATATAGACGACAAGCCATTCACAGCCCTACTAACGGATCGTCGGCAAAATTTTTGCCTCGTTCGATATGCGATTTATACGCAGCTCGACCCGTTGACCTCTCAATAGGCGACGGCATTAAAAACGCTATCGGAGGTGAAGGTGTTTGGAATCCGAGTTTTGCTCCTTCTGCAAGTCACGTATTATTTGCAGGAAAAGACCCCGTCGCTACCGATACAATAGCCGCTCATTTGATGGGACTCGATCCAGAAGCGGAAAAATTAAAATTGCCGGCAAAAAACAGTTACGGCGACAGGGAATGCGATAATTATCTCGACCTTCTTTATAAAAAAGGAATCGGGACAAATCGCCTGAGCGAAATCAATATTGTCGGCGACGGAAAAGATTTAATTACAAGCGTGGATCAAAATAAAAATCCGGAAAAACCTTCCGATTTTAAATTATGCGCAAATTATCCCAACCCGTTTAATCCTTCTACGATGATTGTTTTTTATTTGCCTGCGAGTGAGTATATAAGATTAAAAGTGTACGATATAACGGGCAGAGAAGTTGAAACCATTATGGAAGGAGAAGCGCCTGCAGGCGAGCACCGTTTGCAATGGAACGCTACCGGATTGGCAAGCGGAGTTTATATTTGCCGGCTGGAGTCCGGTAATTTCAGTCAGTCCATCAAAATGCTGTATCAAAAGTAA
- a CDS encoding T9SS type A sorting domain-containing protein, whose protein sequence is MLKNLKLVLLLVVWMASGLMAQEVVLSDEFDNGDGMWTNGWIDAASATVTFSIDNTGKLSGANSYKAEIVKGGVEMWRIQRVADLPLVAGYKYTLSFMAVASKDAAINALFEINGDPYTKYLDDTAYVTTTPQTFTFEMTADISVPNNQLKFMFGGAQNDNSTIWIDNIIVTRTVDPAFVTLWGATSRGTGWPILNREDTPPGDGGMGADGPPPSWATIRGGFGQVLQATEDQAVVVKGQFEYVGDGPGESYVGLRYALTYWDDEGELANRYTDSAMWTGSGVHYGYEFTPRSGTTDMANGAGGAGTVWTINGGSGWNSTWSNNGGPIAAVEQKPLRAVIEGGVYDFAISVRPLADGTNEIRWYMYHVDKKYWFGGTVIDSAQVSTKFNGICFGVGDGIETNMTAFKLMGVKAELGEPITVPEAPWQAYYLQDWGLTAQGKYWPIKNDENTLVGDAVIAGDGTPLNGAGWATVQGGFGQDLELKTDKALIVTGELEFVGTEGAGSSYTPIRYAITYMENGQLENPLTDSAAWVGGKYWGYGFHPRTGAGTMSNGNGGSGTVWTINNGNWNSTWSNNGKPIAAIEQAPRNAQIIPGTYKFAFSLRKVDDTHTEIKWYLIEKNNKYWFGGSIVDTATTDKFNSICFGINTGDWTEFKVIAAKVDYGDPIVVPEAPWEPFYVELWGATNRGKGWPILVDSNTIVGDAAMGADGPPPSWATIRGGFGTTVEASTNKAVIVSGQFEYVGDGPGESYVGLRYALTYWEDEGELINRFTPTAEWTGSGVHYGYEFTPRSGTTDMANGAGGAGTIWTINGGSGWNSTWSNNGWPIAAIEQAPARAVIEGGVYDFAISVQPLPDGTNEIRWYMYHKDKKYWFGGTVIDTAQVTTKFNGICFGIGDGIETEMREFRLIAVKVDKGDPITVPEAPWQEFYVGDWGFIGDRTGGWTLEPVELIGNATMHGAKKPFGWAALRGEFPIDVTPKVDRAMIVTGKMEFVGGGFEGWSSLRMGLFYQESGRLVETENGMAWDGSESGASGYLVIPHSGGNDLTVWGEGTDQMGTVGGIVNGTWLNTNEPENYVLAETRQKPAGAVATEGMYNFAFSVAPQENGNVEFRYYIYKEDGTYNFGGIVVDDKNPITKFNSFNIALNNLATATQLNLIDVLVDLGAPIEIPDSVVSVETLSSTIPTDYSLGQNYPNPFNPTTNIEFALPKTSDVKLVVYDALGKEVAQLVNGQMSAGYHRVTFNASNLASGVYFYTIKAGEFYSVKKLMLIK, encoded by the coding sequence GTGTTAAAAAATCTAAAACTTGTTTTACTGTTAGTCGTTTGGATGGCCTCCGGGCTGATGGCCCAGGAAGTTGTCCTATCCGACGAATTCGATAATGGCGACGGTATGTGGACAAATGGCTGGATCGACGCAGCTTCAGCCACCGTCACGTTTTCGATTGACAATACCGGAAAACTTTCCGGCGCTAATTCATATAAGGCGGAAATCGTCAAAGGCGGCGTTGAAATGTGGCGTATTCAACGCGTAGCCGATTTGCCGTTGGTTGCAGGCTACAAATATACTTTGTCTTTCATGGCTGTAGCTAGTAAAGATGCGGCAATAAATGCTCTTTTTGAGATCAACGGAGATCCTTATACCAAATATCTGGATGATACTGCCTATGTAACTACAACTCCTCAAACTTTTACGTTCGAAATGACGGCTGATATCAGCGTTCCCAATAATCAGCTTAAATTTATGTTTGGAGGAGCTCAAAACGATAATAGTACAATATGGATTGACAACATCATAGTGACTCGTACGGTAGACCCTGCATTTGTTACATTATGGGGCGCTACAAGCCGAGGCACCGGTTGGCCTATTCTTAACAGAGAAGATACTCCTCCTGGCGACGGAGGCATGGGCGCCGACGGTCCGCCGCCGAGCTGGGCTACTATCAGAGGCGGATTCGGACAAGTATTACAGGCAACCGAAGACCAGGCTGTAGTTGTTAAAGGTCAATTTGAATATGTTGGCGATGGACCCGGTGAAAGCTATGTAGGCTTGCGTTATGCATTAACCTATTGGGATGACGAAGGCGAATTGGCAAACCGTTATACCGATTCGGCTATGTGGACTGGCAGCGGCGTTCATTATGGCTATGAATTTACGCCCCGCTCCGGAACTACGGACATGGCTAACGGCGCCGGCGGCGCTGGAACCGTTTGGACTATTAACGGCGGCAGCGGTTGGAACAGTACTTGGAGCAATAATGGCGGTCCCATTGCAGCTGTCGAACAAAAACCGCTTCGCGCTGTGATTGAAGGCGGCGTATACGATTTTGCCATCTCGGTTCGACCTTTAGCCGACGGCACAAACGAAATCCGCTGGTATATGTATCATGTCGATAAAAAATATTGGTTCGGAGGCACTGTTATCGACAGCGCTCAGGTAAGTACTAAGTTCAACGGTATTTGCTTCGGAGTTGGCGACGGCATCGAAACAAATATGACCGCATTTAAACTTATGGGCGTTAAAGCCGAACTCGGCGAGCCGATTACCGTTCCGGAAGCCCCATGGCAAGCATATTATTTGCAAGATTGGGGATTAACTGCACAGGGTAAATATTGGCCGATTAAAAACGACGAAAACACTCTTGTTGGCGACGCTGTTATTGCCGGCGACGGAACTCCTTTGAATGGAGCCGGCTGGGCAACCGTGCAAGGCGGTTTCGGTCAGGACCTCGAATTAAAAACGGACAAAGCATTAATTGTTACCGGCGAACTTGAATTCGTAGGTACGGAAGGCGCCGGAAGCAGTTATACTCCTATCCGTTACGCTATAACATATATGGAAAATGGTCAACTTGAAAATCCGCTCACAGATTCGGCAGCTTGGGTAGGCGGAAAATATTGGGGCTACGGCTTCCATCCGCGTACCGGAGCCGGAACTATGTCGAACGGAAACGGCGGCAGCGGTACCGTATGGACTATTAATAACGGAAACTGGAACAGCACCTGGAGCAATAACGGTAAACCGATTGCCGCAATCGAACAGGCTCCGAGAAACGCGCAGATTATTCCCGGCACTTACAAATTTGCATTTTCCTTAAGAAAAGTAGACGACACACATACTGAAATTAAATGGTATCTCATTGAAAAGAATAATAAGTACTGGTTCGGCGGAAGCATTGTAGATACCGCTACAACGGACAAATTCAATAGTATCTGTTTCGGTATTAATACCGGCGATTGGACAGAATTCAAAGTAATTGCAGCTAAAGTTGATTACGGAGATCCGATTGTAGTTCCCGAAGCGCCATGGGAACCATTCTATGTCGAGCTTTGGGGAGCAACAAATCGCGGTAAAGGCTGGCCAATACTCGTGGATTCCAACACAATAGTAGGCGATGCAGCAATGGGCGCCGACGGTCCGCCGCCAAGCTGGGCTACTATCAGAGGCGGTTTTGGAACTACTGTCGAGGCTTCAACTAATAAAGCTGTCATTGTCTCCGGTCAATTTGAATACGTAGGCGATGGACCCGGCGAAAGTTATGTAGGTTTACGATATGCTTTAACTTATTGGGAAGACGAAGGAGAATTAATAAATCGTTTTACACCTACGGCAGAGTGGACCGGATCTGGAGTTCATTACGGTTATGAATTTACTCCGCGTTCCGGAACCACCGATATGGCTAACGGAGCCGGCGGAGCCGGTACAATTTGGACGATAAATGGCGGCTCCGGCTGGAACAGCACTTGGAGCAACAATGGATGGCCTATCGCAGCTATAGAGCAGGCTCCGGCTCGCGCTGTAATCGAGGGCGGAGTTTATGATTTCGCTATCTCCGTTCAACCTTTGCCCGACGGTACAAATGAAATTCGCTGGTATATGTACCATAAAGATAAAAAATATTGGTTCGGCGGCACTGTAATTGACACTGCCCAGGTAACCACCAAATTCAACGGTATCTGCTTTGGTATAGGTGACGGTATAGAAACTGAAATGAGAGAGTTCAGATTAATTGCAGTTAAAGTAGATAAAGGCGATCCGATTACAGTTCCCGAAGCTCCATGGCAGGAGTTTTATGTGGGAGATTGGGGATTCATTGGCGACAGAACCGGCGGTTGGACGCTTGAACCCGTTGAATTGATTGGCAATGCTACAATGCACGGCGCTAAAAAACCGTTCGGCTGGGCTGCATTAAGAGGCGAATTCCCGATTGATGTTACTCCCAAAGTCGACAGAGCCATGATTGTTACCGGTAAAATGGAATTCGTAGGCGGAGGTTTTGAAGGATGGTCGTCACTTAGAATGGGACTATTCTATCAGGAGTCCGGAAGGTTAGTTGAAACAGAAAACGGAATGGCCTGGGATGGTTCCGAATCGGGCGCATCGGGTTACCTTGTTATTCCTCACAGCGGCGGCAACGATTTAACCGTATGGGGCGAAGGAACTGACCAAATGGGTACTGTTGGCGGTATTGTCAACGGAACGTGGCTCAACACTAACGAACCGGAAAATTATGTTCTGGCTGAAACACGTCAGAAACCTGCCGGCGCTGTTGCTACGGAAGGCATGTACAACTTTGCATTCTCAGTTGCTCCGCAAGAAAACGGAAATGTCGAATTCCGTTATTATATCTACAAAGAAGACGGAACATATAATTTCGGCGGAATTGTTGTCGACGATAAGAATCCGATTACTAAATTCAACAGCTTTAATATTGCGCTCAACAACCTGGCAACTGCTACTCAATTAAATCTGATCGATGTATTGGTTGATCTGGGAGCTCCGATTGAGATTCCGGATTCGGTTGTTTCTGTAGAAACATTATCTTCTACAATACCTACTGATTACTCGCTCGGTCAAAATTATCCGAATCCGTTCAACCCGACAACCAACATCGAATTCGCATTACCGAAAACCAGCGACGTTAAACTGGTTGTTTATGACGCATTGGGCAAAGAAGTAGCTCAATTAGTAAACGGACAAATGAGCGCCGGTTATCACAGAGTTACTTTCAACGCTTCTAACCTTGCATCCGGCGTCTACTTCTATACCATTAAAGCCGGTGAATTTTATAGCGTCAAGAAATTGATGTTGATAAAATAA